The following are from one region of the Candidatus Atribacteria bacterium genome:
- a CDS encoding 1-acyl-sn-glycerol-3-phosphate acyltransferase translates to MLLYHIAKWIGWIIFKLIFRLKVTGRGSIPKKIPFIIVANHSSLLDPIVLGVSIKPRVIFVAAAYLFKIGWLGYLLRKFDSIPVQKENDIKAIKQSLKILEKGGVLGIFPEGGIDRQKNNLPVRGGAAYLAVKIGVPIIPIRIKGTDKVLPRGAKFIESLNKIKVEIKKPIFCSNKINKNREMINRLVESYSKEIYQ, encoded by the coding sequence ATTTTGTTATACCATATTGCCAAATGGATTGGTTGGATTATTTTTAAATTAATTTTCCGGCTAAAAGTAACCGGTCGTGGGAGTATACCTAAGAAAATACCGTTTATTATAGTGGCTAATCATTCAAGTTTGTTAGACCCGATTGTCCTGGGAGTATCAATTAAGCCCAGAGTAATTTTTGTCGCTGCAGCCTATCTTTTCAAAATAGGTTGGCTTGGCTATCTATTAAGAAAATTTGATTCTATCCCGGTGCAAAAAGAGAATGATATTAAGGCTATAAAACAATCTTTGAAAATATTGGAAAAAGGCGGAGTTTTGGGAATTTTTCCCGAAGGAGGCATTGACCGCCAAAAGAATAATTTACCCGTTAGGGGAGGAGCCGCCTATCTGGCTGTCAAAATAGGAGTACCCATTATACCTATAAGAATCAAAGGAACAGATAAAGTTTTACCGAGGGGAGCAAAATTTATAGAAAGCTTAAACAAAATTAAAGTGGAAATCAAGAAACCAATTTTCTGTTCAAATAAAATTAATAAAAATAGGGAAATGATTAATCGGCTGGTAGAA